From the Caloenas nicobarica isolate bCalNic1 chromosome 2, bCalNic1.hap1, whole genome shotgun sequence genome, the window CAAATTCCACAGGAAAATTCTCTCTTTAAATAGAAGAGTGCTCATCCACCTCACTAAAGATTTGTAGGAAACAGTTAGTTGTCTTCTCAGTTATCTTTATGTACTCTCTGTTGTCTTAGTACAGGTCCAAAAGACAAATAAACCAATACGCAACTCAAAGTGGCAGTGCTATGCATTTTATTATGTAGTATGACTTCATGAATAGTATGATTATTTAATCTGTCAGTAAAACTTATACCAAAGTTGCCATTAAGGGCAGCTAGGCTTTTGCCTGTGGTCTCATGCATCTTTACAAAGccatttctgcttcctttttcttgcagaagGTGGTCACTGGTGCTTGCCAAAAGACACTTCCATTCACCAGTTTAACATACGATGATGTTACCAACTTTTGCAGCTCAGGGAAACAAGAtattgcagcttttcagaagcagcatgtTGGCTGGCAAGAAATTCAAGACTGTCCCAGGTACCTCCCTATTCTCTGAAGTACAGGCACCCAGTATGCCTTTCATGTCACCTGTATGActctgataaaaataatttaagtttattctttcaaaataatagGCTAAGCAATAAATTACAGAGCTGAAAACAAAGCTACAAGAAGCTaaaatagcagagaaaaaaataccttttattaGATCAATAtcctaaaactgaaaaaaccaCAAGGTTTTGCACATGCAAACTTGTCTCCAGACATGAAGCTGCAAACATAAAATCAGATACAGTATTTCATTTAACTTCTACATAAAACAATAGAATATGCTTGGCATTTGCTTAGAGTTCTACTTTTGCAGATATTTCAAGAATCTGGGCTGATTAGTTACAGAAGTCCTCCCTAATGGTGGGTTGCTTTAGACAGGAAGACACAGCACTAGACAACAGGATACCTGTGAGTCATTGGAGTGATGGTTTGATTCACGTGCAACACCTAAAGACTTGGCATTCCACAATCTGGAAATCATCACTTGAAGGACAGCTTCCCAAAATGTCTTCAGGAAGCACGTACCTCTCTTTCCAAACCACATTGCAAAAAATGGCCCTTtgtttcctgccttttcttaatctataaatatttattaaatagtATAAAATTAACTGACATACAGTTAAAGAAACCTTCCTGTGCTTACTAGATGCTGTTTCCCATCTTTGCTATTCAACTTAGATTGTGCTTGGACAACACAATACAGCCAATCTTATGATTACTAAAACTGGATCAAAAAATTTAGTGGCAAAAAATTTATGAGCAAAGAGATGATCCATTACAGTTCACTGGGTCGATTCAGgtttatttgaaacattttgaccaacaaacaaaacccaaagtcTTTCAGGCTAGCACAATACCTCAAAAGCCTAATCCTAAGAAACAATTATTACCCAAGCACCTTACTAACACTTCAGGCATTAGCTTGCTCTGCAGTAATTACACAGACAACAATGGCAATACAGCAATATTTAATAATAGGAATGAAATTCACAGACTGTGCAATACTTCTCTCCCCATACCCACAGACATTATTAATTTCAGAGAACTTTGCTGGTATAATAGACCCCTTTCTATAATAGAAAACTAACAGCACACTGCAAAACTCTGTAATTCAGCTTAACACACTACATGGAGGTCTATAAGGTACTCTACAAATTAAATCTACTTAGAACATGGTAGAGCACTCTCATTTTACCTTAAACAGACTTAGCTTGCAGTAACAGTTGATTGGTAGCTGCCCACACTCTGCTCTGTGACATTGTGTCCTAGTACTTCCAACAGCTCTTCAATCACTCAAAATATAAATGGCTTCCTGCTCTCTTCTGTCACATGTGTTGCTATACAGATATATGTCCTACAGAGATATATCTCCTGTAGATATTTATCAGCTCCTGAACCATAACTTGAAAATcagatcacagaatggtttggattggaagggaccttaaagatcatctagttccaacccccctgccatgggcagggacaccttccaccagaccaggttgctccaagccccatccagcctggccttgaacacttccagggatggggcatccacagcttctctgggcagcctgttccagtgcctcacaaCCCTCATGGcgaataatttcttccttatatccaatctaaatctactctcagtttaaagccattaccccttgtcctatcactacatacccttgtaaaaagtccctctccagctttcttgcagATCGCCgttaggtactggaaggctgctggaaggtctccccagagccttctcttctccaggctgaacaggctgaacaagcccaactgtctcagcctgttATCATAGGAGACATGTTCCAGCTCTCTCATCATCTTTATGGCCCCccctctggactcactccaacatTCTTTAAGTTACACAAAAAAGCCTTGAAGCCATGTGATTCTCTCCACATCTAACCCCATAACGCATCCATTTTCTTGACATTTGATAGGTATGTCCTGGATTTTTGCTTAAAAACGATGAACATTCCtttgactatttttttccctcctctgacTAATTGCTCCTTCATTTTGTTCACTACCATGTTGTCATTCAAAAATCGTTTTTCTACCTTCACTAGTAAAATGTGGCAGACCTCCTTCCTCAATTCACAGTGAGAATGACTTGTGTCTTTGAGAGCAGCTTTACAATGGTCCTTTGATCTCAGGTATTGTAAAGTGAGCAGTAGGTTAAAAGATCACCCATTATGTCTTATCAGCAAACTTGGAAGCAGGTGATGTGAAACAGAGAATGTGTAAGCATTTTAggttttgttgcctttttttttttaagaagaaaattcaagTAGACTTAACTATGAATCTAGTTAATATGCTCTAACTTCATCTTGCTAGTTAAtgaatttttgctttaaagtttAACTGCCTGAACTTGAAACCCACGTAAGCAAATGATACTCAAAAATCATCACCAGGATAACAAGAGCAATTTATGTTTTTGTATAATTATTGCAACATTTTATTACACTTCATCTTTTCATTAGTAATTTTATAGAGGATTTGGTGTTGACTGCCTTAATGTTCAGCATATCAAAATGTGTTTGGAAGAATCCAAGAGGACACGAGTCTGTAATCTGTTCCTTTGCAAAGCACTGCAGCGGTCAGGAGAGATGCGGCAGTGCGCAATTGCTGGTTTTTTCGTAGCGTGGAAGGAGAGAGATCCCTggtgcccacagcagcagccgtGTTTCACGGCACCCTGCAAGTGGCTGCTGACCGCCCGCACAGCTTTAGTGAACAGAGTACTGGATCTTTACTTGACCACCTCCATCACCAGGGATTTACAGCCCAGGGAAATCTGTCTGGAAAATTTTCACGCGTGGTTCAGGTGGGATAGGCAAAGGACTGCCCGTAGCCGGGATAAGAGACTGAGCACCTGTCCGGACCAACAGAGAGACCAGGCcattaaaaaaccacacactTATTTGTGAACACCTGTTGCTCTCCCTCGGCATCCCGAGGAGTTTGGGGCCGCCTGCCGCCCCGgcacctcctctcctcccccttccccgcagccgccggcccgcggcagcacgTTTGCGGGCGGCCGCAGGcagccgggcggcggggcgggggccgggcagCCTCCGCTTGGGTGGCCGGCGCCGTGCCAGCGTGGGGCGGCCGCGCCCCGCCCTCGCCCAAACCCCGGCCTAAACCCTCGCCCTCCCACGGCCCGGCTGGGGCGCGGTGGCAGCgagcggggccggagcgggtGAGTGCTGCGTGCGGCGCCGCGAAACCCCCCGGCCCGGGGCACCGGGAGCGCCGCTGCCGGGCGGTGGCCGCCGGccccccgccgcagccccgaCTCAAAGAGCGGTCGGCGGTACCGTCGGTAGGAGTGGGCGTGCGGGGCACGGAGATGTCCCGGGGGTCTCCGCGCCCCGCCCGACGGCGCGCCCTGGCCGGGAGTGGGACCGAGAGAGCAGCTCGCCCGTTCCGTGCCGTCCTGCACGGCCGGGCCCTGCGGCCGCCTGTCcagctccttcccctctccagTCCCACTTGCAGGCTCGCCGGGAACTGCGGGCGCCTTCAGAAAAGGCTCAACCGGCCCTAAGCCTTGCAAAGCAGCGCTAACACCGCGCTCCGGCGGCTGGAGAtttgggagaggagagaggagcgCGGGTCCTACCAAGCAGTGGTGCCTTATTccagcagcccaggagctggggATCCTGTCTGTGCTCAGCCAGGAAAAAAGCACAGCCAGCTGGTGTCGGGCCCAATAtccatttgtcttttctgtacCTCTGACGCTACGTCTGTGTTTCGCGAGTGGCTGTGAGGAGCATGCGGGTCTCTTGTCTTTAACCTGAAATAATAGACTTGATTCATTTCAGAGTCGGCAGAGTGAGGAGTCGTCAGGACGCTGAAGaataccaaggaaaaaaagggataaAGTTATGTGCAGAGAGTTGGTAACTCCAAAGTCCATAGTTGACAAATTATAGCCCTGTTATATTAAACAAGACCTTTCCTGAGATAATCTCTTTCATGCTCATTACTTAATATGGCTGCCTAGGTAGCAAAGGCAGAACTTGGGGACTAAAAGACTCCACTCACATGGTCACATTCTTAAATCAAGACTTTGCCTTTAAATATTGAATACTGAATTGGAATAACATCTGGTGACTCTTTTGTTTAAGTGTTAGCGTAGCTGGTATGCCACAAACAATGTTTTCTTGTCTTACTAACAAGGCTATACAAAACTTGAACATCCTTCTTAACACAGGAAGGACACAAAAAGAATTCTGCATGTGGGAGTGAATATCTTCAGCCAACTCTGCCATCAAGTGGGAAAATAGCGTGTAATGGATCCAATCaattcctgttttttttttaaaaaggtatcaTGGGTCACTTAAGGATatgttgttttgatttctcATTGCTTTTGTAGGGCATGGAGGGTCAGGAACTGCCTTATGTGCTCATTGACAGTATAGGAGGAAAGCATGGAGTATATGAAGACCATGTTGAATTTCTGGAGAAACACTTTCAACTCATCACCATGAAAGAATATCTTGAAAACAAGAAGTTTCTCAGTGAAAAGATCAGAGCTATTTACATGTGGTATCACAAACCAGTTATTAATGAAGGGCTGCTCCAGAGCTTGCCTAACTTGAAGATAGTTGCAACCTCTGGCGTGGGAATAGATCACTTGGACCTGAAACTCCTCTCCAGCTATGGTGTGAAAGTGTCCAACACTCCATTTGCTGTTTCCACTGACACTGCAGACTTTGGAATGGCTTTGATGCTGGCATCTTCCAGGAGGCTTGTGGAAGGTAATAACTGAAATGCTCGTAGTCTTTTTATAGAAAAGGTGACTCTTCAAAACATGCAGTTAGAAAGTGTGTGCTGCTGCAAAGGTAAGCTTAAAAGTAGGAATACAGGAAAATACAGCGATGAGGAAAAGTTAAGACAAATCTGTTATGTTGACGATAACTTGCACAGAGTGCAAACCATTTCCAAACAGGTGTAGCAGTAAGGTAGTTGTGTTCCTTCTTCAGGCAGCCCTAAATTCAGGCCTCTTCCCCCTGAGTCCATAGCCACTTACTCATTCTACTTGTTCACTGCAGTCTTGCTTTTCACATTTTGGTAAAAGTGGAATAAAAGGAGATATTTTCAAGGAGGTTTGAAACCTTTCTTTGCCAAGCTGACACATATCTAAGTCCATTACGAACAAGCTGTCCAGAAGTCTGTCCACCATGGTCTGTGCTTCTTTTCTGTGCCAACTTTGGTGTATCCTCAAGATAGCTGGGAATCATATTTTGGCCTTGCTGAAAGTCTTGATGATACCACAACAGATTCATCAGTTGCCCTATTTGGTATTTGCAATGTAGGTGACATCCATGGCACTGTCAGTTTCATTAGCCCTGCTGAGGAACCACCATGAGTAAGATGCTGTGTTACTGAGGTGCATTTCAATGGTGCAATAATCTGTACTGCAGGCAGAGAGAGACAATGGGCAGGCGTGTGATGTACATTGAAGGGAGGTTGCTGCTTTGGTCTTACCTTGTCTGCTGAAGAGGGGCTGGATATGTTTCTATCCAGAAACATGATAACATCATGTTACTgctcctctgcttctgccttatggtaaaaagtgggaaaaaaaaaaagtaaccagACACCAGGACATCCTTtacatgacatttttctttctttttcctcctgcaagGCTATCAGATGGCAGTCTCCCCCAACACGGAGTATTTCCCTGCTGACTATCTGGGGGCTGAGGTTTCTGGGGCAACCTTGGGGATTGTGGGAATGGGCACCATTGGCTACAAAGTGGCTGAGAGAGCCAAAGCCTTTGAAATGAAGATTTTGTACCACAACAGGAATCAGAGGTAAAGCTGGAAAGTCTGTTTTGTCACtgcttttaaacattatttGTACCTTTCACTGTCAAGCTGATCTCCTGTTCTCTCCATGTTAGGATAGGACAATGCGCTCTCTGCACTATTGTTACAAAATATTGTGCCAGCAAGCAGTGAGGGCCACAGATTGTGGCCAGGCTCACCCAAAAGTCCAAATCATCAGGCAAGGTGGAGGCCAggtcagggctggagggagctggAGCCCAGCattgctggggcaggggctggtggccCCGAGGGGAGCTGCCATGGTGCTTTGGGATGTGGAGAAGCCCTGGGGGGCTGGCCAGGGACAGCCAGGGCTGGTGGTCCCTTCAGGGCAATGACAATAAGTTGCTGCCTTGTTATTGGCTCTTTAAGTGTAAAAGTACATAGACTTGCTTCAAGATGGTCATTCATTTCCCAGTTTATAtagaaacaaaggaaagaatGGGAGGGATGCATCTCACTGGTCTCCCTGTGAGTCAGGGCTCCCTGGGCCTTCCTGTCATGTTGGTGACATTGCCATAGGCTGATGAAAGGAGAAATAGTCAGGGAGGATGTTAACTCCTGTGACTTAGGTGTGTCAGACCCAGCCAACAATGCAGAGCCGGACTTGCGAGCCTGTTTGATCTCTTCTAGGTGAGATGTATGTGTCCTTCACATATGCCATGACTCCCATCACGCCCATCCCATCGTTTTCTTTTGTGGGAATCTGATGGGAGCTGGGCAGTACATGGCCCAACCTTGTCCTTGCATGGATGGAATGCACCGGAGGTCCTGCAGCGTGTGGTTTCTGTGAACCAGCGCTGACACAGAGTGAGCAGACTGCTGGTGGCACAAATTTCTGAACATTTGATCCCAGCCCTGTCTTGTGGGTTTCCTCAGTAATTTTCAAATGAGTTACTTTTCACAGGGAAGGGAATTAATGTCAAACATCAGTCTTGCTTTTGGATTGGAAAAGAATCCCCATTACAACCAGAGGCTGTGacacaaatgcatttattgtattatttattCAGTGTATTTACATGATACTCATTTCTTACTTTTCATCCCCACAGGTATGGTATCGCACATTTGTGTATAGTGCACTTGGTATTGTGGGATACAGcttaacattttctttactgAGTTTCAGTCAGATAACTGGCTAACTGCTCTGCACTCCGGAGTGAAGAAAACAATTAAGAAACCTTTTCTTTAATGGTGATTTGAACTTTTTCTAGTTACTTACTACTGGAGTTTAATTTTGgatttttcccctcagaaacaaggaagaagaaagtgcTGTTGGAGCCATTTACTGTAAGAAGATAGATGATTTGCTCCAGCAGTCAGATTTTGTGTTGCTTTCTGTGAGCCTGACTCCACAGACACACAAACTGATTGGGAagagggagctgcagctgaTGAAACCCACAGCTACTCTCATTAATATCAGCAGAGGTAGGGTGCAGAACAAACAAAATTGCATTATGGTTTGCTGGCATAAAAAGTCCTGGGAAAACCCAACCCTAATACAGAGTCTGCTACTCTGAAATTTTCAGTAAATTCTCTGATTACTAGATTATTTAGATGTCTGTGGTCATGTATCAGCAAAACATTCAAGCATTTCTATAATTATGAGCAAGTAGGTCTCTAAAATGTTAGTGAGCTTGAGTGTTAGAATCCCATGTATAATCTCCTACTTaagctttttatttacttaGTGCAGTGTTGTTGCTAACATACATCAGGGCGGCACAGCCCACCCTGAAGTCTGGCACtacatatttccttttaaaattcctgACTGTCCAACTCTAATGCGGGTACCCAAGTTTCCTCCTCCCACTTCACCAccctctctctctgctgctgcttctgctttgtgaACATTGCTAGCCCTGCCGTTTGCCTGACCACTGTGCCCAAAATGATGGTGAGAGCACAATacagaatatgaaaataatagTGTCCTTCTTACTGTA encodes:
- the LOC135985908 gene encoding probable 2-ketogluconate reductase isoform X1; translation: MFRFMQKKCDLSEFGGRFTLLFTAWRKHAQQTAAVLPSRSLIPVLRANSRGSPLADNPSLRGLCSGTLKANLQVMAGEELPGVLILDVGGTHGVLENLAVLLKKHFRVITLKEFHENKEEMRKKIQSIFIFECRPTIDRELLQSLPNLKGMEGQELPYVLIDSIGGKHGVYEDHVEFLEKHFQLITMKEYLENKKFLSEKIRAIYMWYHKPVINEGLLQSLPNLKIVATSGVGIDHLDLKLLSSYGVKVSNTPFAVSTDTADFGMALMLASSRRLVEGYQMAVSPNTEYFPADYLGAEVSGATLGIVGMGTIGYKVAERAKAFEMKILYHNRNQRNKEEESAVGAIYCKKIDDLLQQSDFVLLSVSLTPQTHKLIGKRELQLMKPTATLINISRGLVVDQDALVEALQNKLIKAAALDVTHPEPLPRDHPLLKMKNVIITPHIGSATKKTRHLMRENMTESIEAGLRGLPIPNEVLL